DNA sequence from the Tachysurus fulvidraco isolate hzauxx_2018 chromosome 1, HZAU_PFXX_2.0, whole genome shotgun sequence genome:
TGTGGCGGCTCTTACAAGAGCTTTGTGTACATTAACAGAATTGAGGTTTAAGCGCGCTCTCCGCTAATACGGGCGGGCCCATTGCCTTAGGCATGATGGTCACTCTCTTGGCGTGAATGGCGCACAGTTGGTGTCCTCTAACGGACCGACCAGGTATGCCTCGCTAGCCCCTGCAAAGCCATGACGGCCGAGCTCTAGAAACTCAGGTCGTCTGAAATCCTGAGCGATTTCTCTGACCAGGCGCGGAATGGCATTTGCGGATAAGCTGCTCAGTAGACTTCTGTAACGGCGGATCATGGCGCTGGCGAACGCTGTCTATTTAAGCCCTAACGCCGCCCTGTTCTCATTGGGCTGATTGAAAGCGCACATCTGCCATTGGATAGAACCTGTTACGTCACCTGATGACTATTGGACCGTTCTCTGTCACGGACACAGTTGGATACCCAAACCGCCCACCCCTATTTTACTGGCGCTCTCAGTAGCACAGcgcttttattttctgtcagcAACCTACTGTCTCTTGGTGTCATTTAGACAGCaggcttcattatttattattattgttgttattattattattattaatgttgttgtcAGTCATCTGTCTTTAAACAAGACCAGTTATAATTAGTGTTAGATTAACACTTATTTGGGGAAATTGTCTTTATAAAGTTGACACTCACAGTATTAATAAAAAGCAGGATGAAATTGCACTTTGTCAATAAaagtgggtggctcttaaaagagcctttttATATGTTGAGAAACGCAGCGCTGAGCGAGTTTACTTGGTCTTGACGGCTTTCTCGGTCTTCTTGGGCAGAAGCACGGCCTGAATGTTGGGCAGTACACCTCCCTGAGCGATGGTCACTCCTCCGAGCAGTTTGTTCAGCTCCTCGTCGTTACGCACAGCGAGCTGTAGGTGACGGGGAATGATACGGGTCTTCTTGTTGTCACGGGCGGCATTACCGGCCAACTCGAGGATCTCAGCAGTCAGATACTCGAGCACGGCAGCCAAGTAAACCGGAGCGCCGGCACCGACGCGCTGGGCATAATTACCTTTACGCAGAAGACTGTGCACACGACCCACGGGGAACTGCAGTCCGGCCCTGGATGAACGAGTCTTGGCCTTAGCCCTAGTTTTACCGCCGGTTTTGCCTCTTCCACTCATCTTGTAGCTCAGATACGTTGTAAGAATAACACCGAAATAACAGCGCTGTTCTTCTAGCACTCTGTCATATAACATCACGGCATCTCTCTTATTGGCTAAGATACTTGTGACGGAAGAACCAATCCGAAACACGCCGTAGAATTCCAGGGTCAGTCCTATTCTATTGTACATCACATGCCCCTcccactgccgtgtgtgtgtgtgtgtgtgtgtgtgtgtgtgtgtgtgtgtgtgtgtgtgtgtgagagggagagagagagagagagagagagagagagagtgaacgaaattaaaataaataaagactaaatGCATATCATTGTAGAGAGAAAACAATTTGTAAACTGATTTATGATCAGTATCTTGATTATTCACTGGTTTTATATCTATAAAGCATATATTAGTACAgaagagagtaaagacaaatacacatggatttaaaatgtaaactgtcCAATTGTCCCTAGTTGTTCATACGTTTATGTGAAGGTGAATGTACAAGTCTGTAGCTGCCTAAACACTCGGTACAGAATCCACTAAAGTCACCATGACgtcatcattttgtttatcatgtttatCAGAATAGGAAACAGCTCTTTAAGCGAAAacatgggtggctcttaaaagagccatttgaggagtaaaaaacataagaaacacgTTTACTTCTTCTTGGGAGCCTTTTTGGCCTTCGCTGCTTTGGACTTTACAGCCTTTACCTTCTTGGGGGTCGCCGGCTTTTTGGCCCTCTTGGGGCTCTTGGCTGCTTTCTTGGGGGTCGCCAGCATCTTGGCCttcttaaatattttgtaaGTTGTTCTTCTCCACATCGTATCCTCTCCTTGGACGAGGAAACCGCTAGGGCCACTAGGGCCTGTTTTCTTGGTCCTCGAACCTGCCTTCTTGGGCGCTTTGGCCGGCATGGCGGCAGGAGCGGGAGCAACTtcagccatctctctctctctctctctctctctctctctctctctctctctctctctctatatatatatatatatatatatatatatatatatatatatatatatatatatatatagtagaatAAACGAGTGTAACGCTGTACGCTGTGTAACACAGGAACCTTCCTCCTCTCGACCGGGGGGCCGGGCTTAAAAGTAAGCATGAGAACGTTGTAGACTTAACCCGGCCGTGGCTGAATGACTGTTTCTCAGCGAAAATACGACGCTGCAGACAAGATCCCGAGCGTTCAGCAACATGTTTGTTGAGCAGGGACTTTGTTGCTCGCTACGAGATCACGTCGGGTCTCGGGAAAAAGGACAATGTCGTGCAGCTAGCACAAAAGTGTACGGCGCGTCTGGGGCTCGCTCCGGCTTGCAGCGCATGTGGGGGTGATGTGGCGTGTAAAAACTAGACAAAAAGAGGCTCGGGGCTTGTAAGTCGTGTTTACTGAGTTGTGGGAGAACCTTGTGAATGACACTGatgtatttgtataatatatatatttgtataaatataataattgtaaCGGAGCTCCGTTTGTGCTGCGTAAAGCACATGTATActagagacagacagtcagtgcGAGTTGCAGTTGTCCATTtgcgtgtgtttttgtttctgtttggttTTCTGTTTAgacttgttgctgttgttgtgttCCCTTGTTTGTGCTTGTACCTTTGTCATGATCTGGTCTTCCACACTCTGGCCTGGtgcaaactctctctctctctctctctctctctctctctctctctctctctctctctctctctgtaagtaAGACTCCCTTCTCCCTGACAGCGCTCAATAAAACTTCACctagtgattaaaaaaaattttttttgtttttatttatttattcattacctCTGATTGAGTGATCAATTATATGAAAGTAGTTAcattttttacaacattaaaggaataaaaagaataaacttttcacttttcacaaATTCCTTATTAATCTTCAAAAtgagttgaattttttttcaagaattcatttcaaattttcACCTtctaacatttacataaaaaatcACTAGATCTCAGCTCAGAACGAGCTCTTATATGAAACGTCACTTCACATGTTTACTCACAGTTCATGTTAAAGTCTGTAATCCACCTGAATTGACAGTTCACCGTTTATCagttcagtataaataaatggacaaaagagagaaaagcacCATTGGGCAGAGCGATGACCCTGATGTAGAGCTAAGAGTCCTGGTGCCACCCACTGTACTTTTAGGTAGTTTAGATTAGGGTATGCAGCTAGATTTTCTTTGCTGTCAATTTATTTAGCTCAAAACATTACATGAGGCtctgtttttaattctgttcatttctttacactgtccATGTTCTCCTACCTTTATGAGTTTAGCTCCCCTGTCTCTTTGTGTCCTGAGTCCTAATGTTCTGTCTATTATTTCTTGTCATTTGGATCATTAAAGTAATAATCTGTCCATAGCTGCTTTCCCCCTCCtaaatttttatgattttcacCTCTTATA
Encoded proteins:
- the LOC125141388 gene encoding histone H2A-like, encoding MYNRIGLTLEFYGVFRIGSSVTSILANKRDAVMLYDRVLEEQRCYFGVILTTYLSYKMSGRGKTGGKTRAKAKTRSSRAGLQFPVGRVHSLLRKGNYAQRVGAGAPVYLAAVLEYLTAEILELAGNAARDNKKTRIIPRHLQLAVRNDEELNKLLGGVTIAQGGVLPNIQAVLLPKKTEKAVKTK